From a region of the Apibacter sp. B3706 genome:
- a CDS encoding S9 family peptidase — protein MKAPVAKKIPKKLITHNDIRIDNYYWLNDRENPEVIKYLEEENAYTKEQMKSTDLLQKKLFEEMKSRIKEDDESVPYKFNQYWYTTKYIKGGEYPLYIRKKDSLEAKEEIMFDVNEMAKGHKFYQIGSVSVSPDNTMACYSVDTVSRRIYTIQIKNLVTGEILSDELKDTTGNVVWANDNRTIFYSVQDPKTLRSSKIYKHILGTSQKEDLLVFEEHDETFNVYVTKTKSLQYIVIASGSTLTDEYRFIPADHPEDKWKIFQERIRGLEYSFDHYEGFFYILTNKDGATNFKLMKTPITDTSIENWIEVIPHNEEILLEGFELFKNYLVTEERERGLTHIKIKSWDNSINYEIPFEEEVYTVGTSVNRDFDTDIIRYRYTSMTTPWSDIDFNMRTKEKKVLKEQEVLGNFNKDNYVTKRIWAQARDGVQIPLSLVMKKDTQPSKNTPLLLYAYGSYGYSMDATFSSIRLSLLDRGFIYVIAHVRGGEDLGRPWYENGKMLKKKNTFFDFIDCAEYLIKKKYTSSNHLYANGGSAGGLLIGAVINHAPKLFHGVVADVPFVDVVTTMLDDSIPLTTGEYDEWGNPNQLEYYNYMKSYSPYDNVENKEYPNMLVTTGLHDSQVQYWEPAKWVAKLRDMKTDSNLLLLQTNMDAGHGGSSGRFESLKEVALEYAFYLYLENKLN, from the coding sequence ATGAAAGCACCGGTAGCAAAAAAAATTCCTAAAAAATTAATTACGCATAACGATATTCGAATTGATAATTATTATTGGCTTAACGATAGAGAAAACCCTGAAGTAATAAAATATTTGGAGGAAGAAAATGCTTATACAAAAGAGCAGATGAAATCTACCGATTTATTGCAAAAAAAATTATTTGAGGAAATGAAATCCAGGATAAAAGAAGATGATGAGTCCGTTCCCTATAAATTCAATCAATATTGGTATACCACCAAATACATAAAAGGAGGAGAATATCCTCTCTATATAAGAAAAAAAGACTCTTTAGAAGCCAAAGAAGAAATCATGTTTGATGTCAATGAGATGGCCAAAGGACATAAATTTTACCAAATTGGAAGTGTTAGCGTTAGTCCGGATAATACCATGGCTTGTTATTCAGTTGATACAGTGAGTCGAAGAATATATACCATTCAAATAAAAAATTTGGTAACCGGCGAAATACTTTCCGATGAATTAAAAGATACCACAGGAAATGTAGTGTGGGCCAATGATAACCGAACCATTTTTTATTCTGTACAAGATCCTAAAACTTTACGTTCATCTAAAATATATAAACATATTTTAGGAACTTCTCAAAAGGAAGACCTATTGGTCTTTGAAGAACATGACGAAACATTTAATGTCTATGTCACCAAAACTAAATCCTTACAATATATTGTAATAGCCTCCGGAAGTACCTTAACAGATGAATATAGATTTATTCCTGCCGATCATCCCGAAGATAAATGGAAAATATTTCAAGAAAGGATTAGGGGATTGGAATATTCCTTTGATCATTATGAAGGATTTTTTTATATCCTTACGAACAAAGACGGGGCAACTAATTTTAAATTAATGAAGACCCCAATAACAGATACTTCAATTGAAAATTGGATTGAAGTAATACCACACAATGAGGAAATTTTATTGGAGGGTTTTGAGCTATTTAAAAATTATTTAGTAACCGAAGAACGAGAAAGAGGGTTGACTCATATAAAAATTAAGAGTTGGGATAATTCAATTAATTATGAGATACCTTTCGAAGAAGAAGTTTATACAGTAGGAACTTCTGTAAACAGAGATTTCGATACAGATATTATCAGATATCGTTATACTTCAATGACCACCCCATGGAGCGATATTGATTTTAATATGCGCACCAAAGAAAAAAAGGTTTTAAAAGAGCAAGAAGTATTGGGTAATTTTAATAAAGATAACTATGTTACTAAAAGAATTTGGGCTCAAGCACGAGACGGAGTACAAATCCCTTTATCTTTAGTAATGAAGAAAGACACTCAGCCATCTAAAAATACCCCTTTGTTATTGTATGCTTATGGATCCTATGGATATTCAATGGATGCAACATTTAGCTCCATACGGTTATCCTTGTTAGATCGAGGCTTTATATATGTAATTGCCCACGTGAGAGGAGGAGAAGACTTAGGAAGGCCTTGGTATGAAAATGGAAAAATGTTAAAAAAGAAAAATACATTTTTCGATTTTATAGACTGTGCTGAATATTTAATCAAAAAAAAATATACATCGTCTAATCATTTATATGCCAATGGAGGTAGTGCCGGTGGATTATTAATAGGAGCAGTTATTAACCATGCCCCCAAACTATTTCATGGAGTAGTGGCAGATGTACCTTTTGTAGATGTAGTTACAACTATGTTAGATGACAGTATTCCTTTAACGACGGGAGAATACGATGAATGGGGTAATCCGAATCAACTAGAATACTATAATTACATGAAATCGTATTCACCCTATGATAATGTTGAAAATAAAGAATATCCCAATATGTTGGTAACAACCGGCTTACATGATTCTCAAGTACAATACTGGGAACCGGCCAAGTGGGTGGCTAAACTTAGGGATATGAAAACAGATTCTAACCTTTTATTACTTCAAACTAATATGGATGCAGGACATGGAGGATCTAGCGGACGTTTTGAATCCTTAAAAGAAGTAGCCTTAGAATATGCCTTTTATTTATATTTAGAAAATAAATTAAACTAG
- a CDS encoding polyprenyl synthetase family protein yields MSKVTEQIKIPIADEMKLFEKRFYESMKSKVPLLDRITQFIVRRKGKQMRPMFVFLTAKLTGTVTDKTYRAASLIELIHTATLVHDDVVDESYMRRGFFSINALWKNKIAVLVGDYLLSKSVLLATDNQDFDLLSIISRTIREMSEGELLQLEKSRKLDITEEVYFEIIRQKTAVLISACCESGARSTYASDENAEKLRLFGEYTGIAFQIKDDLFDYTSTNLIGKPVGIDIQERKMTLPLIYVLNNASKENKKWLINSIKNHNKDKKRVAEIIKFVKENGGINYTIDKMNEYKQKALDILVNFPKNENRDSLELMLKYVIERKH; encoded by the coding sequence GATGAAATGAAGCTTTTCGAAAAAAGGTTCTATGAATCCATGAAAAGTAAAGTTCCATTATTGGATAGAATCACCCAGTTTATAGTTAGAAGAAAAGGTAAGCAAATGCGTCCCATGTTTGTTTTTTTAACAGCTAAGCTTACCGGTACTGTAACGGATAAAACATATCGAGCAGCTTCATTAATCGAACTTATCCATACAGCCACACTTGTTCATGACGATGTAGTAGATGAAAGCTACATGAGACGAGGTTTTTTTTCAATCAATGCTTTATGGAAAAATAAAATTGCTGTTTTAGTGGGCGATTATCTTCTATCTAAAAGTGTATTATTAGCTACTGATAATCAAGATTTTGATTTATTATCTATTATTTCCAGAACTATACGAGAAATGTCTGAGGGAGAACTACTGCAATTGGAAAAAAGTAGAAAACTTGATATTACGGAAGAGGTCTATTTTGAAATTATACGCCAAAAAACAGCTGTTTTAATATCTGCCTGTTGTGAATCGGGAGCACGTTCTACCTATGCTTCGGATGAAAATGCTGAAAAACTTCGCCTTTTTGGAGAATATACCGGAATTGCATTTCAAATAAAAGATGATTTGTTTGATTATACAAGTACTAATTTAATCGGGAAACCGGTCGGTATTGATATTCAAGAAAGGAAAATGACACTTCCATTAATTTATGTGCTTAACAACGCAAGTAAAGAAAATAAAAAATGGTTGATAAATTCCATTAAAAATCACAATAAAGATAAAAAAAGAGTTGCTGAAATAATCAAATTTGTAAAGGAAAACGGGGGGATTAATTATACGATTGATAAGATGAATGAGTATAAGCAAAAAGCGCTCGATATTTTAGTTAATTTTCCAAAAAATGAAAATAGAGATTCATTGGAATTGATGCTTAAATACGTTATTGAAAGAAAACACTAA
- a CDS encoding YbjQ family protein: MILTTTNSIEGSSIKEYKGIVTGETIIGANFIKDFKANLTDFFGGRSNAYEKVLVEAKQTALKELEEKAILLGANAVIGIHFDYEALGAKGSMLMVSICGTAVVI; this comes from the coding sequence ATGATTTTAACTACAACTAACTCTATTGAAGGATCTTCAATCAAAGAGTACAAAGGAATTGTAACCGGAGAAACTATAATTGGTGCTAATTTTATTAAGGATTTTAAGGCTAATCTTACAGATTTTTTCGGTGGCCGATCTAACGCTTATGAAAAAGTATTGGTTGAAGCTAAACAAACCGCATTGAAAGAATTGGAAGAAAAAGCAATTCTTTTAGGAGCTAACGCTGTAATCGGTATTCATTTTGATTATGAAGCCTTAGGAGCTAAAGGCAGTATGTTGATGGTTTCGATCTGTGGCACTGCAGTTGTAATTTAA